From a region of the Podarcis muralis chromosome 16, rPodMur119.hap1.1, whole genome shotgun sequence genome:
- the LOC114587097 gene encoding protein S100-A4-like, with product MARVVTSPHILPCSLLDRFGVWLLWFQEHPKMASPLEKALEVMVTTFHNYSGKEGDKFKLNKAELKELLLKELPGFLGKKKDETNFQRIMSNLDNNKDNEVDFQEYAVFLACVAMMCNDFFQGYPDKMPRGK from the exons ATGGCTCGAGTTGTCACAAGCCCTCATATCCTGCCCTGTAGCCTCCTCGATCGCTTTGGTGTTTGGTTGCTGTG GTTCCAAGAGCATCCGAAAATGGCGAGTCCCCTGGAGAAGGCCCTGGAGGTGATGGTCACAACTTTCCACAACTACTCCGGCAAGGAAGGAGACAAGTTCAAGCTGAACAAGGCAGAGCTGAAGGAGCTGCTCTTGAAAGAGCTGCCTGGGTTCCTCGGG AAAAAGAAGGACGAGACGAATTTCCAGAGGATCATGAGCAACCTAGACAACAACAAGGACAACGAGGTGGACTTCCAAGAGTATGCCGTCTTCCTGGCCTGCGTGGCCATGATGTGCAACGATTTCTTCCAGGGCTATCCCGACAAGATGCCCAGGGGCAAGtga